A DNA window from Primulina tabacum isolate GXHZ01 chromosome 12, ASM2559414v2, whole genome shotgun sequence contains the following coding sequences:
- the LOC142520524 gene encoding E3 ubiquitin-protein ligase AIRP2-like isoform X4, giving the protein MKLVYNHLAPLFLFLLQWLDCSCSCLFPSYLNLIHVVIYKVHLDTKQKFSSHGRKATIRQFYAVILPSLDHLYNASLDMDNYQVEVHGLDMIVKKKSENNGKNLEVDSEREDECGICLEPCTKIVLPDCCHEMCINCYRDWNMRSESCPFCRGSLKRVNSGDVWVLPCSGDIVDQESLSKEDDLRFYLYINNLPKDTPDALFLVYYEYLI; this is encoded by the exons ATGAAACTGGTCTACAATCACTTGGCacctttatttttgtttttattgcaaTGGTTGGACTGCTCGTGCTCATGCCTATTTCCGAGCTATCTAAATCTTATCCACGTAGTTATTTACAAG GTGCATCTTGACACTAAACAGAAATTTTCTTCCCATGGTAGAAAAGCAACTATTAGACAATTCTATG ctgTGATATTACCATCCCTCGACCATTTGTACAACGCCTCATTGGATATGGATAATTATCAAGTGGAAGTCCACGGCTTGGACATGATCGTAAAAAAGAAATCCGAAAATAATGGTAAGAATTTGGAAGTCGATTCGGAAAGGGAAGATGAGTGTGGGATTTGCTTAGAGCCCTGTACTAAGATTGTCTTGCCAGATTGCTGTCATGAAATGTGCATCAACTGCTACCGAGACTG GAATATGAGATCGGAATCGTGCCCCTTTTGCCGGGGAAGCCTCAAGAGAGTAAATTCTGGTGATGTGTGGGTTCTGCCTTGCAGCGGAGACATAGTTGATCAAGAGAGCCTTTCAAAGGAAGACGACTTACGGTTCTATCTTTATATAAACAACTTACCAAAGGACACCCCTGATGCCCTCTTCTTAGTTTATTATGAATACTTAATTTGA
- the LOC142520524 gene encoding E3 ubiquitin-protein ligase AIRP2-like isoform X2: MDFYQVEKSASCHDSLRAIESDIQHANMLAASISRGKGGACLQMKLVYNHLAPLFLFLLQWLDCSCSCLFPSYLNLIHVVIYKVHLDTKQKFSSHGRKATIRQFYAVILPSLDHLYNASLDMDNYQVEVHGLDMIVKKKSENNGKNLEVDSEREDECGICLEPCTKIVLPDCCHEMCINCYRDWNMRSESCPFCRGSLKRVNSGDVWVLPCSGDIVDQESLSKEDDLRFYLYINNLPKDTPDALFLVYYEYLI; the protein is encoded by the exons ATGGATTTTTACCAGGTTGAAAAGTCTGCTTCTTGTCATGATTCTTTGAGGGCCATTGAGTCTGATATTCAGCATGCCAATATGTT GGCAGCTTCCATTTCAAGAGGTAAGGGTGGTGCATGTTTGCAAATGAAACTGGTCTACAATCACTTGGCacctttatttttgtttttattgcaaTGGTTGGACTGCTCGTGCTCATGCCTATTTCCGAGCTATCTAAATCTTATCCACGTAGTTATTTACAAG GTGCATCTTGACACTAAACAGAAATTTTCTTCCCATGGTAGAAAAGCAACTATTAGACAATTCTATG ctgTGATATTACCATCCCTCGACCATTTGTACAACGCCTCATTGGATATGGATAATTATCAAGTGGAAGTCCACGGCTTGGACATGATCGTAAAAAAGAAATCCGAAAATAATGGTAAGAATTTGGAAGTCGATTCGGAAAGGGAAGATGAGTGTGGGATTTGCTTAGAGCCCTGTACTAAGATTGTCTTGCCAGATTGCTGTCATGAAATGTGCATCAACTGCTACCGAGACTG GAATATGAGATCGGAATCGTGCCCCTTTTGCCGGGGAAGCCTCAAGAGAGTAAATTCTGGTGATGTGTGGGTTCTGCCTTGCAGCGGAGACATAGTTGATCAAGAGAGCCTTTCAAAGGAAGACGACTTACGGTTCTATCTTTATATAAACAACTTACCAAAGGACACCCCTGATGCCCTCTTCTTAGTTTATTATGAATACTTAATTTGA
- the LOC142520524 gene encoding E3 ubiquitin-protein ligase AIRP2-like isoform X1 translates to MWLCGFNFRDGIEVSSGYCLFYTGLDYGVKFLSFTCDSASISRGKGGACLQMKLVYNHLAPLFLFLLQWLDCSCSCLFPSYLNLIHVVIYKVHLDTKQKFSSHGRKATIRQFYAVILPSLDHLYNASLDMDNYQVEVHGLDMIVKKKSENNGKNLEVDSEREDECGICLEPCTKIVLPDCCHEMCINCYRDWNMRSESCPFCRGSLKRVNSGDVWVLPCSGDIVDQESLSKEDDLRFYLYINNLPKDTPDALFLVYYEYLI, encoded by the exons ATGTGGTTGTGCGGTTTCAATTTTCGTGATGGAATCGAAGTATCAAGTGGTTACTGTTTATTTTATACGGGGCTTGATTATGGTGtaaagttcttgagttttacATGTGATTCTG CTTCCATTTCAAGAGGTAAGGGTGGTGCATGTTTGCAAATGAAACTGGTCTACAATCACTTGGCacctttatttttgtttttattgcaaTGGTTGGACTGCTCGTGCTCATGCCTATTTCCGAGCTATCTAAATCTTATCCACGTAGTTATTTACAAG GTGCATCTTGACACTAAACAGAAATTTTCTTCCCATGGTAGAAAAGCAACTATTAGACAATTCTATG ctgTGATATTACCATCCCTCGACCATTTGTACAACGCCTCATTGGATATGGATAATTATCAAGTGGAAGTCCACGGCTTGGACATGATCGTAAAAAAGAAATCCGAAAATAATGGTAAGAATTTGGAAGTCGATTCGGAAAGGGAAGATGAGTGTGGGATTTGCTTAGAGCCCTGTACTAAGATTGTCTTGCCAGATTGCTGTCATGAAATGTGCATCAACTGCTACCGAGACTG GAATATGAGATCGGAATCGTGCCCCTTTTGCCGGGGAAGCCTCAAGAGAGTAAATTCTGGTGATGTGTGGGTTCTGCCTTGCAGCGGAGACATAGTTGATCAAGAGAGCCTTTCAAAGGAAGACGACTTACGGTTCTATCTTTATATAAACAACTTACCAAAGGACACCCCTGATGCCCTCTTCTTAGTTTATTATGAATACTTAATTTGA
- the LOC142520839 gene encoding adenine/guanine permease AZG2-like gives MGRKLCANVQQSLDVAFSKSKVGKFFKMESRKTCFTKEWRAATTTFITMAYIITVNATILADSGGMCSVSDCTVESEKTASPDCVMKPNVGYQKCLAKLKSDLIVATALSSMIGSFAMGLFANLPLGLAPGMGPNAYLTYNLVGFHGTGSMSFKTAMAVVLVEGCAFLAIAVFGLRAKLARLIPKSVRLACAAGIGLFIAFVGLQAHQGLGLIGPDASTLVTVAACKDSNPTTGECVGGKMQSPTFWLGSVGFLIICYSLMKNVKGSMIYGMLFVTLVSWIRGTSVTVFPYTPQGDSSFEYFKKVVDFHKIESTLWAISFTNFNTSEVWIALVTLLYVDVLATTGTLYTMAEVGEFVNEEGEFEGEYSAYMVDAGATILGSMLGVSPIATYIESVSGIREGGRTGLTAVIIGIYFGLSIFFTPMLANVPPWAIGPSLVIVGVLMMKVVKDIDWENIKEAVPAFVTMLIMPLTYSISNGILGGIGMYVALGIYDYFVGWIKWMIEMRKMVVKEQNQVSAAAVTVGTEHNYEII, from the coding sequence ATGGGGAGGAAATTGTGTGCAAATGTGCAACAAAGTTTGGATGTGGCCTTTTCAAAGAGCAAAGTTGGTAAGTTTTTCAAGATGGAATCAAGAAAAACTTGTTTTACGAAGGAATGGCGAGCTGCGACGACGACGTTTATCACGATGGCGTATATCATCACCGTGAACGCTACCATCCTGGCTGATTCGGGTGGTATGTGCTCCGTTTCCGATTGCACGGTGGAGTCGGAGAAAACGGCGAGTCCGGATTGTGTGATGAAGCCTAATGTAGGCTACCAAAAGTGCCTTGCAAAACTCAAGAGCGATCTTATCGTTGCCACCGCCTTGTCCTCCATGATCGGGTCATTTGCAATGGGCTTATTTGCGAACCTCCCACTGGGCCTGGCTCCCGGGATGGGCCCAAATGCTTACCTTACCTATAATTTAGTTGGATTCCACGGTACCGGGTCCATGTCATTCAAGACAGCCATGGCTGTGGTCTTGGTAGAAGGATGTGCATTTCTTGCCATAGCTGTTTTCGGGCTTCGAGCGAAACTGGCTCGGTTGATCCCTAAGTCGGTGAGGCTAGCCTGCGCGGCCGGCATTGGGCTGTTCATTGCATTTGTGGGCCTACAGGCCCACCAAGGATTGGGCCTCATCGGCCCAGATGCTTCGACTCTCGTGACTGTTGCTGCTTGCAAAGACTCGAACCCAACCACCGGAGAGTGCGTAGGAGGCAAGATGCAAAGCCCGACGTTTTGGCTCGGCTCGGTCGGCTTCCTCATCATATGTTATAGCCTAATGAAAAATGTCAAAGGTAGCATGATATATGGCATGCTTTTTGTCACACTAGTGTCATGGATTAGAGGAACTAGTGTGACAGTTTTCCCATACACACCACAAGGAGACTCAAGCTTTGAGTACTTCAAAAAAGTGGTGGATTTCCACAAGATTGAGTCCACGTTATGGGCCATTAGCTTCACAAACTTCAACACCAGTGAAGTTTGGATAGCCCTAGTGACATTGTTGTATGTTGATGTGTTGGCCACCACAGGCACATTGTATACAATGGCAGAGGTTGGAGAGTTTGTGAACGAGGAAGGCGAATTCGAGGGCGAATACTCTGCGTACATGGTCGATGCGGGCGCCACGATCTTGGGGTCCATGCTAGGAGTTTCACCAATCGCCACATATATCGAGTCAGTTTCCGGGATTCGAGAAGGTGGTAGGACCGGTCTAACGGCAGTGATCATCGGAATATACTTCGGGTTATCTATATTTTTCACACCTATGCTTGCTAATGTGCCACCATGGGCAATAGGTCCATCTCTAGTGATTGTAGGGGTGCTAATGATGAAAGTggtgaaagatattgattgggaaaACATTAAAGAAGCTGTGCCAGCATTTGTTACTATGCTAATAATGCCTTTAACATATTCCATTTCAAATGGGATTTTAGGAGGGATTGGGATGTATGTTGCACTTGggatttatgattattttgtgGGGTGGATTAAGTGGATGATTGAGATGAGAAAAATGGTGGTGAAGGAGCAAAATCAAGTGTCGGCGGCAGCGGTGACGGTCGGAACAGAACATAATTATGAAATCATATGA
- the LOC142520524 gene encoding E3 ubiquitin-protein ligase AIRP2-like isoform X3, with protein MPICSSISRGKGGACLQMKLVYNHLAPLFLFLLQWLDCSCSCLFPSYLNLIHVVIYKVHLDTKQKFSSHGRKATIRQFYAVILPSLDHLYNASLDMDNYQVEVHGLDMIVKKKSENNGKNLEVDSEREDECGICLEPCTKIVLPDCCHEMCINCYRDWNMRSESCPFCRGSLKRVNSGDVWVLPCSGDIVDQESLSKEDDLRFYLYINNLPKDTPDALFLVYYEYLI; from the exons ATGCCAATATGTT CTTCCATTTCAAGAGGTAAGGGTGGTGCATGTTTGCAAATGAAACTGGTCTACAATCACTTGGCacctttatttttgtttttattgcaaTGGTTGGACTGCTCGTGCTCATGCCTATTTCCGAGCTATCTAAATCTTATCCACGTAGTTATTTACAAG GTGCATCTTGACACTAAACAGAAATTTTCTTCCCATGGTAGAAAAGCAACTATTAGACAATTCTATG ctgTGATATTACCATCCCTCGACCATTTGTACAACGCCTCATTGGATATGGATAATTATCAAGTGGAAGTCCACGGCTTGGACATGATCGTAAAAAAGAAATCCGAAAATAATGGTAAGAATTTGGAAGTCGATTCGGAAAGGGAAGATGAGTGTGGGATTTGCTTAGAGCCCTGTACTAAGATTGTCTTGCCAGATTGCTGTCATGAAATGTGCATCAACTGCTACCGAGACTG GAATATGAGATCGGAATCGTGCCCCTTTTGCCGGGGAAGCCTCAAGAGAGTAAATTCTGGTGATGTGTGGGTTCTGCCTTGCAGCGGAGACATAGTTGATCAAGAGAGCCTTTCAAAGGAAGACGACTTACGGTTCTATCTTTATATAAACAACTTACCAAAGGACACCCCTGATGCCCTCTTCTTAGTTTATTATGAATACTTAATTTGA
- the LOC142520701 gene encoding zinc finger CCCH domain-containing protein 67 codes for MADSSSTSENPPIEELKLGVLIPDTDPSDPVASHFMDVEVQRSESPKIASDGGSDPPTEEGMVEMVDDADSDAEARLLDAIERQVCQLTIQQAEMEAGREQMQHVGGWEENDWKIEEREYVHEEKDEQEEEMSGDENEDEEGDEENADVLYVPGASPLTGARYNNLIAARRKVTYPIRPDAEDCAYYMKYWSCKFGSNCKFNHPPRRRNQGIKERVKTREENSEREGQIECKYYLSEGGCKYGKDCKYVHGTDRNSMSHTPELNFLGLPIRLGEKECPYYLRTGSCKYGSNCRFHHPEPTAVTVGDSPSGFSNGGSFPSQHISASSVSSWSSPRTYNEASSYLPYPPIHQGAPTPNSEWNGYQASAYPTSERSLPTPPAFVINNLPTEMNFPIQRQHDFIVDEYPERPGEPECSYFLKTGDCKYKSSCKYHHPKNRTSKAKANPYVLNDKGLPLRPDQPICTHYHRYGICKYGPACRYDHPLNPGMFPPPFDQKPFGDFRNVGGAGKFRQGNESRS; via the exons ATGGCTGATTCATCATCAACCTCCGAAAACCCCCCAATTGAGGAACTAAAGTTAGGGGTTTTGATCCCTGATACGGACCCGTCGGATCCGGTTGCCTCCCATTTCATGGATGTTGAGGTTCAGCGTTCTGAGTCGCCGAAAATTGCCTCTGATGGAGGAAGTGATCCCCCAACGGAGGAGGGCATGGTGGAAATGGTGGACGATGCTGATAGCGATGCGGAGGCGCGGTTACTTGATGCCATTGAAAGGCAGGTGTGTCAGCTGACGATCCAGCAGGCTGAAATGGAGGCGGGCCGTGAGCAAATGCAACACGTTGGAGGCTGGGAGGAGAATGACTGGAAAATAGAGGAGAGGGAATATGTTCACGAAGAAAAGGATGAACAGGAGGAGGAGATGTCTGGGGACGAAAATGAGGACGAAGAGGGTGATGAGGAGAATGCTGATGTATTATATGTACCCGGAGCGAGTCCGTTGACGGGAGCGAGATATAATAATCTCATTGCTGCTCGGAGGAAGGTTACCTATCCGATTAGACCTGATGCAGAGGATTGTGCGTATTACATGAAATACTGGTCCTGTAAGTTTGGGTCGAACTGCAAGTTTAATCACCCTCCGAGGAGAAGGAATCAG GGCATCAAAGAGAGAGTGAAAACCAGGGAAGAAAATTCTGAGAGGGAAGGACAGATAGAATGCAAG TATTACCTTTCTGAAGGAGGATGCAAATATGGAAAAGATTGCAAATACGTTCATGGCACAGACCGAAACTCCATGTCCCATACTCCCGAGTTAAACTTTTTAGGTCTGCCGATTCGACTG GGAGAAAAGGAGTGTCCATACTACTTGCGCACTGGGTCCTGTAAATATGGGTCAAATTGCAGGTTTCATCATCCAGAACCTACGGCTGTGACAGTAGGTGACTCACCTTCTGGATTTAGCAATGGTGGATCTTTTCCATCACAGCATATTTCCGCATCTTCTGTCTCCTCGTGGTCTTCTCCAAGGACCTACAACGAGGCCTCTTCATACCTGCCTTATCCTCCGATCCACCAAGGCGCCCCTACTCCAAATTCTGAATGGAACGGGTATCAG GCTTCTGCCTACCCAACATCTGAGAGGAGCCTACCTACACCTCCAGCTTTTGTCATAAACAATCTGCCGACTGAGATGAACTTCCCCATACAACGACAACATGATTTCATAGTTGATGAATATCCAGAACGACCAGGTGAACCGGAATGTAGTTACTTCTTGAAAACTGGAGACTGCAAATACAAGTCTAGTTGCAAATATCACCACCCGAAGAATCGTACATCAAAAGCAAAGGCAAACCCATATGTTCTCAATGATAAAGGCCTGCCCCTTAGACCT GATCAGCCCATATGTACGCACTATCATCGGTATGGTATCTGTAAGTACGGACCAGCTTGTAGATACGACCATCCATTGAACCCTGGAATGTTTCCACCTCCTTTTGATCAGAAACCTTTTGGTGACTTTAGAAATGTTGGTGGAGCTGGAAAGTTTAGGCAAGGAAATGAAAGCAGATCTTGA
- the LOC142520523 gene encoding GDSL esterase/lipase At3g48460, which translates to MALSFTFSHPKTTFLATTITCMFLIFSSQLHANPIPRRPFDAIYSFGDSFTDTGNTHSATGPSGFMFVSNLPYGRTFFHRPTNRYSDGRLVIDFVSHSLSLPFLPPYLNHNADKSSGLNFAVAGSTAIIHSFFSKNNMTLNITPQSIQTQLTWFNKFLEGKGCRDSITTPNQCAAVFEDSLIWVGEIGVNDYAYSLGSSVSAQTIQRLAINSVTIFLQAILEKGAKYVVVQGLPPAGCLTLSLFLSPPDSRDNFGCVGSVNDQSISHNTALLAKIHLFRRKYPKSVIVYADYYNAFLKVTKNPRTYGFKELYKVCCGYGGGEYNFDYFHACGSPSSSSCTDPSEYINWDGVHLTEAMYRVVADAFVNGTFSDPPFSYLLWKKRQSG; encoded by the exons ATGGCCCTTTCTTTCACATTTTCCCATCCAAAAACCACTTTTCTCGCCACCACAATCACTTGCATGTTCCTCATCTTCTCTTCTCAACTCCATGCAAATCCCATCCCCCGCCGCCCTTTCGACGCCATATACTCCTTTGGCGACTCCTTCACCGACACCGGAAATACCCACTCCGCCACCGGCCCCAGCGGCTTCATGTTCGTGTCCAACCTCCCATACGGCCGCACTTTTTTCCACCGTCCCACCAACAGATACTCCGACGGCCGCCTAGTCATCGACTTTGTCTCCCACTCCCTCTCTCTCCCATTCTTGCCGCCGTATCTCAACCACAACGCCGATAAATCCTCCGGCTTAAACTTCGCCGTGGCCGGATCAACCGCGATAATTCACAGTTTCTTCTCGAAAAACAACATGACGTTGAATATCACTCCCCAGTCGATCCAAACTCAGCTCACTTGGTTCAACAAGTTCTTGGAGGGCAAAGGTTGTAGAGATTCGATCACCACACCGAACCAGTGCGCGGCGGTGTTCGAGGATTCGTTGATTTGGGTTGGTGAAATCGGAGTCAATGATTACGCTTACAGCTTGGGATCTTCTGTTTCTGCACAAACAATCCAACGACTCGCCATTAATAGTGTCACCATCTTTCTACAG GCAATACTGGAAAAGGGAGCAAAATATGTTGTAGTTCAAGGCCTACCTCCTGCAGGATGCCTTACACTATCCTTGTTTCTGTCTCCACCGGACAGCAGAGACAATTTCGGCTGTGTTGGGAGCGTAAACGATCAAAGTATCTCTCACAACACGGCCCTTCTAGCCAAAATCCATCTCTTCAGACGGAAGTACCCAAAATCTGTCATAGTTTACGCAGACTACTACAACGCGTTCCTAAAGGTGACGAAGAATCCAAGAACATACGGGTTCAAGGAGCTTTACAAAGTGTGCTGTGGATATGGTGGTGGAGAGTATAATTTTGATTATTTCCACGCCTGTGGATCGCCTAGCTCGAGCTCGTGCACCGACCCTTCTGAGTATATAAACTGGGATGGGGTTCACCTCACTGAAGCCATGTACAGAGTGGTGGCGGATGCGTTTGTGAATGGAACTTTTAGTGATCCTCCATTTAGTTATCTGTTGTGGAAGAAACGGCAATCAGGATGA